DNA from Brassica napus cultivar Da-Ae chromosome C4, Da-Ae, whole genome shotgun sequence:
aaatttttttgatgttttgacattttaatgctcattttaattttattgaaaattgtTCCAATGGTATTTTAGTGTTCTTTTTATGATTggttatagtttatatttttaatgataactttaaagaaaaagtaaatttcttaatttatgtgttttagtcataacattaaatattatgaaacaaaatgaGTATTTACGGTGTTGAATTTAGGCAAAATATTATctaagatttaaaaaatttaaaacactaataaacaaaactaataactttaattatctgttaaaaattatatatttttttagtaataatttagcaatattattaaaatttattaactattggatctaaaaaaaattgtccCAGGGCCCTCATCTTGTTGAGCTGGCCCTGTTTGAACCCATAACGGCACTGATGTGCCATAACATAACTGATGAGCACAAGtgttctgaagaagaagaacaatcaTGGTACCTGCGAAGGATCCATGAAAGACATTGCAAGAAGAGTCCTCCACAAAAAGACGTAGCTCTGTTTCTTGGAGAAGGCTTGTGTCAGCGTTCACATCAGAGACAGCTGCCTCGAGAGCTACTTTTGCAGCTCTTCCGATAACGGAATCAAAAGTGAAAACAGCACCGAGGTTTATCACTTTAGGCCTTTGGCATCTCACTTGAACCATCAGAGTGGCTACAATCAGTACCGTTATAGCAACGGATTTGTCAATGCGTAGTCCCATGGAGACAAGGCAATCAAACTAACAGTTCAGATTGTTTGTGTCTGAACTATAGGACcatctctcttttctttcttttttttttaaatctagtgTCTCTTCAGCATTGAGGATGAGAATAACAGTGACTGATCATCTTACCTAGTCAAGAACCAGAGAGAAAAATGAATCAAGGTAAGGTTTACAGTTTTGACGTGTAGAACAAGAAAAACTCTTTCATCAAAGATAACAAGGAAGCCAAACAGAGCCGGTAGGTAAAAGAGTAAGAACAAAAAGACAAAGCTTTACCCACGACAAGAATCAGTTCAACAGTGTGATAATGTTTCTCTCTATTTCAGCAACCTTCAGGTTCTCTGAGGAATATAAGCTACAAACGGAAAATTTCCTACAAAGAAACGAATTGTTTAAGAGGAAAAGTCAAGGCACGGAACAAAAAAGGCTGTTATAAGACAGGATTCCTAAAGAGATAAAGATAAAACTTGGAGACCTCACCAGCCAGAaagtcatcatcttcttcttcttctcgaaTAGAAGAAAAACGTGCGACTCAAGTTTCTTCTTTTGGTTTGAGCTACTGTCAAAAGCAGCCGTGGGGACCATTATCATGGGCATACATCTAACGGCCCTTGTTTTTCAAAAGTCTTCTAATCTTCTTAAGCTTCTTAAACGTGCAACCATAATCATATTCTGTTCCTTTTACGTTGCTTTCAGCAAAATGGTTACAAGTAAATTCATTATGCTTTCCATAACTCCATCATAGTGATTTGAACGTTTACTTGGAAGAGTTATATAACAAGAATAAACATATAAGTTTGGATCAAGCTTCTTAATAGTtgaatcatcatcattatctatAGGTCTTCCTTCAACTTCTTAATTTTGTACCTTTTCTCTTGCAAATTTTTGGCTTGTGATAAACACTCGAAGAATGTAACTCAGATTCTGCTTGATACAATCCAAAACGGCACAAAAAGTCAAATGTACAACTTGTGATTTATCATATCTTCTACAAGGGTCCGGGCAAACTAGTAACATTCTGCTCATTTACTCTTACTCTCTCTATCACAGCACTGAAAGATCACATTCTAAACTTCTCTATTTTGGATtagtatatacatttttaaagaGTTTGTAACAAGAAGATTATCTATCAACCACTTGTTGAAACTTCCACAAGAGGTGGATTTTCGAACTACTCATCTCTTACTTAAAGAAGCTTCACATTCTCAACATGGTTGAGATAGGTGTAGAACATCTTACCCATAAACGCTTCTGGTCCTTGGATTCCAACTTTTGTGATCGTCTTTCTCTCCACGTTGAAGTAGATGACATAAGAAGGCACTCTTTGGAACCAGGGGGCCAAGACGATTTCATTTACACCAACCATTCCAGCAATGCGCATGTTTCTGGAAACTACATCCTCCCACGAAGGTGGTAATACGTAGACATGATTGCTCCACTCGTGTTTTCCAGCGTCAAGCAGAACCCACAGCTCAAAACTTGTAGTTGCTCGAGTAACAGCATGAGAATCTCCAGACATAAGCAAACCTAGTTTCCCATCGTAGTTTACTAGAGTTGTTGAACCAGGCATTGCTTTACTAGAGGTTTCCATGAACTTCACAAAGCTGAACTTCTCAGTCCTCAAATCAAAACAAACGACCATAGACTTCACGGACGAACTGTTTGCTGCCGCTGTGTAGTAAAGAACACCTCTGATGCATATCCACTTACGAGAAGAAGAATGTGGCACGCAACACTCGACCAACCTCCATGTCAGTTTCTTGGTTCCTAATGTCAGAACTTGGTGCCTCACAGAGTGACCACTTACATACGAGCTTTCCATTGACAACGCCTTGAACTCTTTCGCAATGGGCTCATATCCAAGATAGCTTTCGATTCCAAACCTCATCCTCGACTTCAATGTTGGTAAGATCAAAGACTGTCCCGTGCTAGGGTTACATATCACCGGGACATACGCTGGATTTATCCTCCCCTCCAAGATCGGCTTAGCTCCATAACACAAGAAGCCATTCGTACAACCAAATAACTCATAGGAACGTGGGAAACACGCAAGATTATTGGAGGCGACAACATACGAGTTCTCTTCCGGATTTTCAGGCTGAGGCGACGAGATGAAGATATACTTACTGACGCTGCGATCTTCGCAGGCGAAAAGGAGCTGAGGGCGAGCACAAGATTTGGTCAAGAAAAGCTCTGTGAAATCTTGACGGCGAAGCATGGAGGACCAGAGCTTGCATGCGCAACGACATCTCGCCATCGCCTTCGACGGCAGCCTCGAGAATATCTCCATAGCGAGCTCGTCAGGAACCGGCAATGAGTTCCCATGAAGTGACGCCATCGATCGTGTAGCGCGCCGTGATGTCATGGCTGAGTTCGTATCGTTCGTTTTAGAAAGACGGAAGAGTTACGAAGAAATAGAGAAAGGGGCTTTCGGTATAAAGTTTCTCGCTGTTCTTATACCTAAAAAAAGAGTGTCCATGATGAAAGTAAAggttatttttattcttaaatttaTCTTCATGTTTTCTCAGTTCTAACGGTTATTTTTCTTTGTAACAAAAACTAGAAAACTTGTTTGCAGTGTCTTTCATACAAACGGTTCAAACTTATTTCTaagtaataaaatttaattaaataattaatcacAGTTAATATATTAGTATTGTTGAGTATTTAAACTCAAatcatttttaatgtttaaactTTTCAATTAAGTTTGATTTGGGTAAAATTCTCATGTACTATAATTAACTTGAAAACTTTTAGCTGAGTTTATTTAACTGATTAGATTAAACGTCTACGTTATCCGTAAAACAAATCGATGTTACCtgtaaatttttagtttaaagaTTTTTACATAAACCAAACTTAGTCAAAGATTTTAGCATTAAAATTCCTTAAATTCAATAAAATGTGATGTAAACATTACatttaaaatttccaaaattagCACTTCAAACAAATAATgcaaataaataatttgtattttctttaaaattaaccctacataaaatacattttattttattttttcctaaATTACATGCTTATTATAAATTTGTGATTCCCCATACTGTTGCATTTCAAGCTGGTCTGTCTTAACAAGAATAAACATCTCAGTTTGGATCAAGCTTCTTAATAgttgaatcatcatcatcatcatcatcatcatcatctatagCTCTTCCTTCAACTTCTTAATTTTGTACCTTCTCTCGATGATCTCTTACAAAGTTTTGACGTATGGATAAGACACTCAAAGAATGTAACTCAAGATTCTACTCCACACAAACCAAAACAGCACAAGAAATAGATATACAACTTGTGATTTATCATATCATCTACAAGGGTCTGGACAAACATCATTCTCTGGCAAGCTTAAGCAAACTTGTGCTCTCTCTATTACATCATTTTGTAACAAGAAGATTGTCTATCATACCCTTGTTGAATCTTCTACAAGAGTTAgattttttaactaagaaacacACTCCAAATGAATACTACACTTTGTCTCTCACTTATAAAAATGCTTAAAGAAGCTCCACATTCTCAACATAGTTGAGATAGGTGTTTATCATCTCACCCTGAAACGCTTCCATTCCTTGGATTCCAACTTTTCTGATCGTCTTGCTCTTGACATTGAAGTAGATGACATAGGAAGGCACTATTTGGTAGAGCGGGGAGAAGACGATTTCTTTGGTACCAACCATTCCAGCGATGTACATGGGCCCCGTAACCAAATCCTTCCACGAAGGTGGTAATACGTATACACGCTTGGACCACTCATGTTTTGCAGCACCTCGAAGAACCCACAGCTTAAAACGTTTACATGTTTGAAAAACATAACAAGTAAGCAAACCTAATCTGCCATTGTAGTTTATCATAGTTGCTGAAAGAGGCAGTGCTTTATTGAAACCTCCCAAGAGTTTCACAGAGCTGAACTTCTCAGACCTCAAATCAAAACAAACTACCATAGATTCCCGTGAAGAAGACCTAGGTTCTGCAGCTATATAGTACAAAACGCCACTGATGCATATCCACTTACTTGAAGAACAGTGTGGGATGCAACATTCGACCAACCTCCATGATTGTTTCTTGGTTCCTAATGTCAGAACATGGTGCTCCTTACCATCATCACATACAGACAATACCTTGAACTCTTTGACAATGGGGTCATATCCAAGATAGCTTTCCACCCTATACTTCTCTTTCGAGTTCAATCTTGGTAATATCAAGGACTGTCCTGTGCTGGGGTTACATATCACCGTGACAATCACTGATTTGTTCTTGCCTTGCTTAGCTCCATAACAGAAGAAGCCGTTGGTACAACCAAATAGTTTATAGTAACCTGGGGAACGTGCAATATGATTGGTGGCTACAACATACGAGTTGTGTTTCGGATGATTAAGCTGAGATGACAATAGGAAGTGAATCTCGTTGTGATCATGGCAGGCGAAAAGAAGCCGAGGGCGAGCGCAAGATTTGGTCAAGAATGAGTCTGTGAAATCTTGACTGCGAAGCAAGGAGGACCAGAGCTTGCATACGCAACGACATGTCGCTATAGACTTCAACGGCAGCCTCAAGAATATCTCTGTAACAACCTCAACAGGAAGCGTCAGTGAGTTTCGATCAAGTCTGGTCGTCGATCGCGTAACGCGCTGAGAAATAGTTAGACCCCCCTTCTGCCTCTTCATAGCGAGATACTTTTAGAACTTTTCTTACTACCCTGAAACAAAATACAGTTGAGAACTTAGCCCCAGATTCTACCAGATAAACGATCAATGTCGATTTTACAAATTGCAGAAGAACGAACATGAGGCACATTAATGTTTTCATCATTTCTTACCTCGAATTCACTGTCACTAGGTTGAATTTTTGGACTGGATTTGCAGTAGATCAATCGTAAATCGCAGTTAGCGTTTAGAACTATCCCCAAAATCATTTGTCGGGAATGATAAAAGAGTGAAGTAATTTTATATGGGCCTTTTGTGGGCTTacacaatattaaaaattatgggtTTACGATGGGTCTgacttgaattttattaaaaactacaATGCTCTGGACAAACTAGTAACATTTGGTGGGCGAATAGACCgaacttgtaccaaacatgatctcaactcctaatatgtatccaaaatacaataagatgttattgaacatctaaaataatatCTATTACATGAACATTGATGGTTGAAAGTGGCGGTTAAAACTTGaaagttttagattttagttttgttttcgaTGAATGATGTTTCTCGTGTCATATGTCATGAGAactttgttttagttttatgctttcatttttagttttctttctatcaataactatgtttactttTCGTTTGATTCTGAATAATCATGTTTGATGTtcctttcttatttttgaatcgattttacttatattttagttacaaaataggtataaatcaagtattttaaaaccaaagaatcgattttacttatgtttcggttacaaaataaatataaaccaagtattttaaaaccaaagaaCCGATTGGGATTCAAACCCGAAAATACATCGAATTGTATctgttctttgaagatttactaaccccaaCCCAAACCCATTAGAACCGAACCGAGCTTCCATATAACCCGAATgaagctgattttgataaacccgaaaaatcgAGACCCGATTAgacaaaaccgaaacccgacTGGGATCCCAAATGTCCATGCCTaatttttctcatttcatgGATCTAGAAAATCATACTCTCTCTATCACAGCACTGAAAGATAGACATTCAAAAGCTTCTCAGTTTTGGAttaatatttaactatttaCAGCATTTGTAACAAGAAGATTGTCTCTCATCCCCTGGTTGAATCTTCTACAAGAGGTTGATTTTCAAACTAAGAcgctagaaaataaaatgaaaactacGCTTGAAATGCTTAAAGAAACTTCACATTCTCAAGATAGTTGAGGTAGGTGTTTAGCCTCTTACCCTGAAACGCCTCCATTCCTTGGATTCCAACTTCTCTGATCGTCTTGCTCTTGACATTGTAGTAGATGACACAGGAAGACACTCTTTGGAAACAGGGGGTCAAAACAATTTCATTTACACCAACCATTCCAGCAATATCCAATCTATCCTCAACTACACCCTTCCAAACTGGTGGTAATACGTAAACATGCCTGGACCACTCATGTTTTGCAACGTCTCGAAGAACCCACAGCTCAAATCTTTTACATGATCGAGTAACATAATAATCTTCCGACGACATAAGAAAACCTAATCTGCCATTGTAGTTTGTCAGAGTTGTTGAATGAGATCTATTGAAACGCTGCAAGAGGTTCACAAAGCTGAACTTCTCAGTCCTCAAATCAAAACAAACTACCATAGATTCCACCGAATATCTGATTTTTTTAGCTATATAGTACAAAACGCCACTGATGCATATCCACTTACCAGAAGAATAATGTCGTATGCAACATTCGACCACCCTCCACGACAGTTTCTTGGTTCCTAATGTCAGAACATGGAACTCCTTACCATCATCACATACAGACAACACCTTGAACTGTTTCGCAATGGGGTCATATCCAAGATAGCTTTCCACTCCAGAGCTCCACTTTGAGTTCAATCTTGGTAAGGTCAAGGACTGTCCTGTGCTGGGGTTACATATCACCATGTCAAGCAATCGTTTATGCCACCCCTTCAAGATCCGTTCAGCTCCATAACAGAAGAAGCCATTGGTACAACCAAACAGTTTATAGTAACGTGGGGAACGTGCAATATGATTGGTGGCAACGACATACGAGTTGTCTTCCGGATTTTCAGGCTGAGGCGACGAGAAGAAGTGTATCTCGCTGCGACCTTCGCATGCGAAAAGAAGCTGAGGGCTACGAGCACTAGATTTGGTCAAGAACAGCTCTGTGAAATCTTGACTGCGAATCACGGAGGACCAGAGCTTGCATACGCAACGACATCTCGCTATAGACTTTGACGGCAACCTTGAGAGTATCTCTGTAACAACCTCAACAGGAAGCGTCAATGAGTTTCGATCAAGTGTGGTCGTCGATCGCTTAACGCGCCTAGAAATGGTTACACCACCCTTCATGAAGGAGTATGTTCCCTTACGGACGCTCTGTGAGAAAGACATTAAAATTAAACACAAACATTCTAGAACCAaccaaaactccaaacaaaaGTTCGATTGCATCCAGAAACTAAATACAGTTCTAGAACTTAGCCAGAGATAATGTCACATTCACCAGATGAACGATCGAGATGAAACAACAATCTACCAGAACTTCATCAATGTCGATTTTACAAATTGCAGAACAACTATTATGTTTTCATCATTTCTTACCTCGAATTCACTGTCACTAGGTTGAATTTTTGGACTGGATTTTGCAGAAGAACAATCGTAAATTGCAGTTTGGGTTTAGAagtagagaaaaagacaaaaatagcgctaaatcaagtttttgtttccaaactagcactcaaggtcaaaagtcacaaaaatagcacttaatgttttatcaaaagtcagaaacttagggtttagagttaaatggtggggtttaggatttagggtttagggtttagagtttagggtttagggtttagagtttagggtttagggtttagggtttagagtttagggtttagggtttagagttgagaaatgaggttttgggaataagatttcaaattttgaaaaataaaaaataaaattttcaaaggataaacttagaaaggtgctattttggtcattttagtttttgagtgctatttttgtgatataaagttagaaaggtgctattttagAGATTTGCCCTTAGAAGTATCCCCAAATCATTTGTCGGGGAAGATAAAAGAGAGTGATGTAATAATATATCTTTAGTGGGTTTATACTAGGTctgggacggatcgggtatccggacAATTTTAAGGTATTCGGATTCGGATTCTTATCCGGCGGAtctataattttactatccttatccggatccgggattctcggatatccggatgtcggatatccttctaaaaattgtaatatctggcggatatccggatccgaatttgaatcattaaaataaataaaaaataatactaatatatataaaatattaaaaataatttaaaaacaaaaaaatatgtaatatttttagttatttctatgtataatattacaaaatttatatacaatttatatatactattataaaaatgaaaatatattaaataaaattaatttttatatatagatattactatttttgaaatagttattagtaaaacttacggatccagatatccgaactaaaaaataaagatatccagatccggatccgattttgacggatccaacattttactatccggatccggattcggccattccggatatccggattttcggatcggatccggatcaaATTTTGGATCAAATccgaatctcggatcgaatccgaaTATCGGATAAAAGTTCCAGTCCTAGTTTATACAATGAGTTTGACCTgaactttatttaaaaaaaaaaagtagaattgCTATTCTACTCATTTTATCGACAAGGACAAGATCAAAAAAAGGAGCGACGTGTCTTAGTGAAACACGCAAGATGAAAGGATTTGTGACACGAATCGGTGCTGGACCACAGTGGGCGAAGCCAGGTTACCCACTATGGGGGCCTGTGCATCCTGCAtccataatatttatttataatgttgTATTCATATAGAATAACATAAAAATTCAGTTAAAGCAGGTGGAAAAGTGGTGTTGTGCACCCATATCAGACCCGAATTCGAAACCACCTTGTGATTTTTTCCATTTTGTAATCAGTAGTGCACCCACTTAATTAATAACCTGGATTCGCCCCTGAGACTACCACCGCCGAGCATCACCACATAGCATTCAAAGATAACATTCTAAGCTTCTCTGTTTTTGATGAGTATTTACATTCGTAAAGAGTTTGTAACAATAAGCTTATCTAACAGACTAACATCCACAACATGTGGGCTTTTTCAAACCAAGGTACTAGAAAAAATAGGAAACACATAAAATGAAATATGtgttgaaaattttaaactgaTTTTCTTCAATGGATTAGACTATACTTCTATATGTATAACAAATGAATGTTACttgtaaatctttagtttatggATTTCTACTTAAACTAAACTTACTTGGGAGATTTTAGcattaaaattcttaaaattcaatcaaatatgatctaaaaattataatttaaattttcaaaataagcaTTTCAAACAAATTACCCAAATAAACCcaaataaataaactatatttGCTTCAAAATCTACACTAGTAgtacttaaaatacattttagttttctttcttcTAAATTGCATgcttattataaatttatatatgattcACATAATGTTGCATTCAAGCTGGTCTGTCTTGGACTTCACGGTTCAAACCTCCGAGTTGTATGCTCTAATGTCTAATCATCAACATCTTCATTTCTTAATAATAATCGTCCATTCTGCGAGTTCTTTGAGCCGGCCTCTTTAGCTTTTGATTAAGTTTGCACATTTTCCCCATTGTCAAGTACGAACGATTAAACAATTGGGATCATCTTGCTTCTTAATAGttaaatcatcatcatcatctatagCTTTTCCCTCGACTTGTTAATTTTGTACCTTTTCTCGATGATCTCTTACAAAGAATTGTCTTATGATAAGACACTCAAAGATTGTAACTCAAGATTATACTCCACACAAACCAAAACAGCACAAGAAATAGATGTACAACTTGACATCTACAAGGGTCTGGACAAACATCATTCTCTGGCAAGCTTAAGCAAACTTgtgctctctcttttttttttttttttttggaacaacaTTTGTGCTCTCTCTATTATAGCATTTTGTAACAAGAAGATTGTCTATCATACCCAAATGAATACTACACTTGATCTCACTTGAAATGCTTAAAGAAGCTTCACATTCTCAACATAGTTGAGATAGGTGTTTAATCTCCTACCCTGAAGCGCCTCCATTCCTTGGATTCCAACTTTTCTGATCGTCTTGCTCTTGACATTGTAGTAGATAACATAGGAAGGCACGTACTGGAACCAGGGGGCCAAAACGATTTCATTTACACCAGCAATTCCAGCAATACACATTCTATCCACAACTACATCCTTCCACAGTGGTGGTAATATGAAAACATGCTTGGACCACTCATGTTTTGCAGCATCTCGAAGAACCCACAGCTTAAAACGTTTACACGATCGAAAAACATAACAAGTATCTTCCGACGACATAAGCAAACCTAATCTGTCATTGTAGTTCACCAGGGTTGTTGACTGAGGCAGTGCTCGTTTCAATCGCAAGAGATTCACAAAGCTGAACTTCTCAGTCCCCAAATCAAAACAAACTACCATAGATTCCCCTGAAGAAGACCTAGGTTCTGCAGCTATATAGTACAAAACTCCACTGATGCATATCCACTTACGAGAAGAGTAATGTGGTATGCAACATTCGACCACCCTCCACGACAGTTTCTTGGTTCCTAATGTCAGAACATGGAACTCCTTACCGTCACACACAGACAATACCTTGAACTCTTTCGCAACGGGGTCGTATCCAAGATAGCTTTCCACTCTATACCTCTCTTTTGAGTTCAATCTTGGTAAGGTCAAGGACTGTCCTGTGCTGGGGTTGCATATCACCGTGACAAGAACTGGTTTGTTCTTGCCCTGGTTAGCTCCATAACAGAAGAAGCCATTGGTACAACCAAAAAAGCAATAGGAAGTTGGGAAACGCGCGAGGTGATTGGCGGCTACAACATGCGAGTTGTCTTCCGGATTTTCAGGCTGAGGCGA
Protein-coding regions in this window:
- the LOC106427616 gene encoding F-box protein DOR-like, whose protein sequence is MKGGVTISRRVKRSTTTLDRNSLTLPVEVVTEILSRLPSKSIARCRCVCKLWSSVIRSQDFTELFLTKSSARSPQLLFACEGRSEIHFFSSPQPENPEDNSYVVATNHIARSPRYYKLFGCTNGFFCYGAERILKGWHKRLLDMVICNPSTGQSLTLPRLNSKWSSGVESYLGYDPIAKQFKVLSVCDDGKEFHVLTLGTKKLSWRVVECCIRHYSSGKWICISGVLYYIAKKIRYSVESMVVCFDLRTEKFSFVNLLQRFNRSHSTTLTNYNGRLGFLMSSEDYYVTRSCKRFELWVLRDVAKHEWSRHVYVLPPVWKGVVEDRLDIAGMVGVNEIVLTPCFQRVSSCVIYYNVKSKTIREVGIQGMEAFQGKRLNTYLNYLENVKFL
- the LOC106370586 gene encoding F-box protein DOR-like, giving the protein MTSRRATRSMASLHGNSLPVPDELAMEIFSRLPSKAMARCRCACKLWSSMLRRQDFTELFLTKSCARPQLLFACEDRSVSKYIFISSPQPENPEENSYVVASNNLACFPRSYELFGCTNGFLCYGAKPILEGRINPAYVPVICNPSTGQSLILPTLKSRMRFGIESYLGYEPIAKEFKALSMESSYVSGHSVRHQVLTLGTKKLTWRLVECCVPHSSSRKWICIRGVLYYTAAANSSSVKSMVVCFDLRTEKFSFVKFMETSSKAMPGSTTLVNYDGKLGLLMSGDSHAVTRATTSFELWVLLDAGKHEWSNHVYVLPPSWEDVVSRNMRIAGMVGVNEIVLAPWFQRVPSYVIYFNVERKTITKVGIQGPEAFMGKMFYTYLNHVENVKLL